The Bdellovibrionales bacterium region TCTCGAAATTAGGGTATCCTGGATAAAGAAATACTTTTCTATGAAACTTGGGGCGATTCACTTCTTAATTCTAGTCCTTTTGCTCTTCCAAGGCTGTGGCACGCCTTCGCAGGACGATTTGAGCGAAAGCTCTACATCGTCTTCGATGGACTAGGACGTTTGCAACTCGCTCAATCGGGTCGTCTATGTTCCCTGTGGTCCAGCCTCTGCTCAGTTGAGTGTGGGTGGAAATAAAGATGCGCCCATTTACGGGGCCGCCGAATTCGCCAGTGTCCCGATTTTCGGATTTTGCAACCGAGGAGAATATCCTCGTGCCGAAGTTCAGGCCCGTCTCTATCGTGGCTCTCAATTGATCGTCAAAAGTCCGTTCGTCACTTGCACAGGAACTTACAATACATCTTTACCGACGGCAGGAGTCTCACGTCATGAAGACTACACTTTAGAAATTGAAATTGTAGGTGTAACTAAAGAGGGACGGAGATTTACGAATCTGCCTTTGAGTCGAAGTCGAACTTTCTATCCCGCAGAGGAATAGAAAGCTCTTAATTCTTTTCTGAAAATAAAAAACTTACTTGAGGAAGCTTTTTAACGCGTCGACTTTATCGAGTTTTTCCCAAGTGAAGGAAGACTCGCTGCGACCGAAGTGACCATAAGCCGCGGTGGCTCTGTATCTTGGCTTTAATAGATCAAACTGCTCGACGATCTGGGCTGGTTTTAATCCCCATATGCTTCGAACCGCTTTCTCGAGTTTCTCTGGAGTTTGAGTTCCTGTTCCGAAATCATTCACCATAACACTCACAGGTTCAGCCACGCCGATCGCGTAGGCCAACTGCACCAAACACTTTTCGGCAAACCCTGCGGCGACAATGTTCTTCGCAATATGACGTGCAGCGTAAGCTGCCGAACGATCCACCTTCGAGGGATCTTTTCCAGAGAAGGCTCCTCCGCCGTGGGCTCCGTGGCCACCATAGGTATCCACGATAATTTTACGACCGGTAAGACCGCAATCTCCTTGAGGCCCACCGATGACGAAACGACCTGTTGGATTAATAAAATACTTTGTGTTTTTGTCGAGCCACTGAGACGGAATCGTTTTTGCGATCACATCGTCCATAATGTACTCTTTGATTCCCGACTGGGTGACATCTTCCGAATGCTGTGTCGAAATCACAATCGCATCCACACGCTTCACTTTGCCGTCGATGTACTCCACCGTGACTTGGCTTTTGCTGTCGGGGCGAAGAAAATTCACTTTTCCCGTTTTACGACGTTGAGCTAATTCGAACATCAGCTTGTGAGAGAGCGAGATCGTCAAAGGCATAAACTCTGGAGTCTCGTTGACGGCATAGCCGAACATAATCCCTTGATCCCCGGCCCCCTGCTCTTTGGTTAAACCATCATCAACGCCCATGGCAATATCAGGACTTTGTTTGTCGAGAGTGGACATGACCGCACAGGTCTTATAGTCGAAGCCTTTTTCGCTATTGTCATAACCGATATCTTTAATTACACCGCGAGCAATTTCGGGAACACTAAAATTGGCTTTGGTTGTGATTTCACCGGCAACCACGCACACACCCGTTGTGACCAACGTCTCACAAGCGACCCGCGCCTTGGGATCTTGTCGAAGAATTTCATCGAGAACCGCATCACTCACCTGATCGGCGATTTTATCGGGATGCCCTTCGGAGACAGATTCACTGGTGAACAAATAGTTTTTCATCGAATAACCTCGCTAATGTAATAAATGAGAGAAAAGGTGTAATTAGCAGAAGCTCTAGGATGGGTCAAAAATAAAAAGCCAGGGGTGACCTGGCTTTTATAATGGAGTCTTCGAATCCAAGATTAAAGAGAGTCGTCTTCGTCTTCATCCCCCGCAGAATCCTGAGCGGTGGGAGCGACAGGAGTGTCGGTCGATGGAGTTTGTGGCGCAGCAGCAGGAGCTGTTGGGCTCACTTGATCATCATCTTCTTCATCACCGGCAGAAGCGGGCGCGGCAGGCGCCGTAGCGGCAGGAGTCTCCGGCGTGGCTGGAGTGGGCACTACGGCCGCATCTGGAGTCCCTTGCTCCACTGGAGATGCGGGCTCCTCATCGCGAA contains the following coding sequences:
- the metK gene encoding methionine adenosyltransferase, with translation MKNYLFTSESVSEGHPDKIADQVSDAVLDEILRQDPKARVACETLVTTGVCVVAGEITTKANFSVPEIARGVIKDIGYDNSEKGFDYKTCAVMSTLDKQSPDIAMGVDDGLTKEQGAGDQGIMFGYAVNETPEFMPLTISLSHKLMFELAQRRKTGKVNFLRPDSKSQVTVEYIDGKVKRVDAIVISTQHSEDVTQSGIKEYIMDDVIAKTIPSQWLDKNTKYFINPTGRFVIGGPQGDCGLTGRKIIVDTYGGHGAHGGGAFSGKDPSKVDRSAAYAARHIAKNIVAAGFAEKCLVQLAYAIGVAEPVSVMVNDFGTGTQTPEKLEKAVRSIWGLKPAQIVEQFDLLKPRYRATAAYGHFGRSESSFTWEKLDKVDALKSFLK